Sequence from the Lysobacter capsici genome:
CACCAGCGAGATGTACAGCGGCATCACCGGAATCGCCGAGCTGGCCTGAGTCACCACCGACTTGAGCACCGCGACATTGGCGCCGCCGCCGATTTTCTGGCTCAGGCGCGCGTCGAGCCGCTGCGCGGTCTGGTCGAGATCGACCTTGGCCTTGCCGAGCGCGCCGTGCCAGTAGATCGGCCAGGTGATTTCGGTGCCGATGTAGCTGAAGGCGACCGTGCGCGCGCCCGGCGCCAGCGCGTCGGCGCGTTCGAGCGCGTCGATCCACAGCTCCCAGTCCTGGCCGCCCATCACCGTCACGGTGTCTTCGATTTCCTGCTCGGTCGCCGGTTCGACCGTGGCCTGGATGATGGTGTCCTTGTTGGTGTCGATCGCGGTCGAGGTGTAGGGCTCGCCGATGGTCTTGAGCGCCGAGCGCTTGAGTTCGCCGCCGCCGGGCAGCTTGCGCACCGGCGAGGCCAGCGAATAGACGATCAGGTCGACCTGGCCGCCCATTTCGTTCTTGATCAGTTCGATGACCTGGGCGCGCGCTTCATCGGAGAAGGCGTCGCCGTTGATCGACTTGCTGTACAGCCCCTTGGCCTTGGCGAACTTGTCGAACGCGGCCGAGTTGTACCAGCCGGCGGTGCCGGGCTTCTTGTCGGTGCCGGGTTTTTCGAAGAACACGCCGAGGGTGTCGGCGCCGAAACCGAACGCGGCGCTGATGCGCGCGGCCAGGCCGTAGCCGCTGGACGCGCCGATCACCAGCACCTTCTTCGGGCCGTCGGCGCGCACGCCGCGGGCGACCGTGGCGTTGATCTGATCGCGGACATTGAGTTCGCAGCCGAGCGGATGCGTGGTGGTGCAAATGAAGCCGCGAACCTTGGGCTGAATGATCAACTCGATTACCTCGTCACTGGGCGATGGCCGGCAGTTTAGTACCTGCCATCGACGAATGCGCGCGCGGCCGGGCAGGGCGCGCGGGACGGCGCGCGGCGGCGCCGGCGAATCGGCCTCAGAAACGTTCGCCTACCGGCAGATAGCGCCATTCGCCGACCGGCATCTTGCTCAGCGCAATGCGGCCGATACGCAGGCGTCTGGTCGAGATCACCTCCAGCCCGACCTCGGCGCAGACATGCCGCAACTGGCCCGGCTGCACGTTCTTGACCGCGAACCGCAGCCGCGTCTCGTTCTGCCAGCTGACCTTGCACGGCGGCAGCGGGCGGCCGCGATAGCTCAGGCCGTGGGCGAGCTTCTTCAGCCCGTACGGCGCGAGCTGGCCGCTGATCTCGACCACGAACTCCTGTTCGAGCTGGGCGTAATCCTCGTTCAGCCTGCGCCGCACACGCGGGTCCTGGGTCAGCACCACCAGCCCGCTGGCATCGGCATCGAGCGCCATCAGCGGGGCCAGGTGCTGGAAGTGGCGCTTGAGCAGGCGCACTTCGGACAGATCGCCCTGCGTGTGATTGACCGGCACGACCAGCCGGGCGCTCTCGTTGAGCGGCATTCCGGCCGGCTTGTGCAGCAGCATCGTGGCCGGTTCGGCGGGCTCGGCCCGCGCATCCGGGTCCAATTCGACCCGCTGGGCCACGATCGGCGCCTGCGGCTCCTCGACCACCTTGCCATCGACCCGGACCCAGCCGCCCTCGATGTATTGCTGGGCCTGCGCGCGTGAACAACCGATCAATTCGGCCAGGCATTTGTCGAGTCGGACGGGTTCGGACATGAGGAAAGTCGATGTGGGAAGCGGCAAGTGTAAAGATATACGCCTGTCGCGCCGGAAATCCCCCGCAACCGGCGACGGCTTCACTCACAGGACGCTATGAAGACTCCACCCGGTTTGCAGGCGCTGATCGACGACGGCGTGATCGACGAAGTGATGCGCCCGCTCAAGAGCGGCAAGGAAGCCGCGGTGTATGTCGTGCGCTGCGGCGACGAGATCCGCTGCGCCAAGGTGTACAAGGACATGGCCCAGCGCAGCTTCCAGCAGCGCGTGCAGTACCAGGAAGGGCGCAAGGTGCGCGGCAGCCGCGAGGCGCGTGCGATCGGCAAGGCCAGCAAGTACGGCCGCAAGCAGCAGGAAACCGCCTGGAAGAACACCGAGGTCGACGCGCTGTACCAATTGCGCGAGGCCGGCGTGCGCGTGCCCGAGCCGCACGGCTATTTCCACGGCGTGCTGGTGATGGAGCTGGTGACCGACGCCGACGGCCATTCGGCGCCGCGCCTGGGCGAGGTCGAGCTGGCGCCGGACCAGGCGCGCGGTTTCCACCGCTTCCTGGTGCGCCAGGTGGTCAAGATGCTGTGCGTGGGCCTGATCCACGGCGATCTGTCCGAATACAACGTGCTGGTCGCGCCCGATGGCCCGGTCATCATCGATTTCCCGCAGGTGGTCAGCGCGGCCGGCAACAACGCCGCGCGCACCATGCTGCTGCGCGACGTCAACAACCTCACCGCCAGCCTGGGCGCATGGGCGCCGGAACTGCTCGACACCTGGTACGGCGAGGAAATGTGGGCGCTGTTCGTGGCCGGCGATCTGCACCCGGACAGCGAACTGACCGGCGTGTTCGTGCACGACGAATCGGCGGTGGACGTCGACAGCGTGCGTCACGCGATCAACGACGCGCGCGAGGAAGCGCTGATCCGGCAGCAGGGGCGCGAGGCGGCGGCCGAGGCGGATTAGGCGGCATCGCTTCGAGCACGTTCGGGGCGGTGCAATGCCGCCCGGCTCCGGTACAGTCGTGGCTTATACGGTCAGGGCGGATGCGGCGCGGCATGGAAATGGTTCTGTTCATCGGCGCCCAGGGCGCGGGCAAGTCGCGTTTCTATCTCGACCGGTTCTTCGCCACCCACGTGCGGGTCAACCTGGACATGCTCAAGACCCGCCATCGCGAGCGGCTGTTGTTGCGCGCCTGTTTCGAGATGAAGCAGCGCTTCGTGGTCGACAACACCAACCCGACCTGCGAAGAACGTGTCGCTTACATCGCCCAGGCCCGCGAGCAAGGTTTCGCGGTGCGGGGCTATTACTTCGACGTACCCTACGACGACCTGCTGTCGCGCAACGCCCAGCGCGAGGGCAAGGCGCGGGTGCCGGAAATTGCGATACGCGCGACCTTGAAACGATTGCAGCCGCCCGCCTGGGCGGAAGGTTTCGAACAGCTCTACACGGTGCAGGTGCGCGACGGCGGCTGCATCGTGATCGACTATGAATCTGAAAACGAAGGCGCGCGATGAAGTTCGAAAATCTCGATGCGCGCATGCGCGTCTACGAAACCGCTCATGACCACTGCGTCCTGCCCGGTCTGCATGTCGTGGTGCGACTGGACGGCAAGAACTTTACCCGCCTGACCAAGGAAACCTGGCCGTTCGAAGCGCCGTTCGACCCGCGTTTTCGCGACCTGATGCTCGACACCGTCACCCACCTGATGGAGTGCGGCGTCGGCGCGGTGTACGGCTATACCCAGAGCGATGAAATCTCGCTGCTGCTGCGCCAGGACGACAACAGCTTCGGTCGCAAGACCCGCAAGCTGATATCGGTGTTGGCCGGCGAGGCCAGCGCCAAGTTCAGTCTGGGCCTGGGCGGCGTGGGTGTTTTCGACGCGCGGGTGTCGCAGTTGCCTTCGGCACAGAACGTGG
This genomic interval carries:
- a CDS encoding tRNA(His) guanylyltransferase Thg1 family protein; its protein translation is MKFENLDARMRVYETAHDHCVLPGLHVVVRLDGKNFTRLTKETWPFEAPFDPRFRDLMLDTVTHLMECGVGAVYGYTQSDEISLLLRQDDNSFGRKTRKLISVLAGEASAKFSLGLGGVGVFDARVSQLPSAQNVVEYFRWRHEDAHRNALSAHCYWLLRKRGDSAQAANQALLGLSTAGKNELLFQHGIQFNDLPAWQKRGTAIHWEDYHKPALHPKTGEAVTAQRRRLSRNLELPLGEAYAEYVRGFVI
- a CDS encoding PA4780 family RIO1-like protein kinase, yielding MKTPPGLQALIDDGVIDEVMRPLKSGKEAAVYVVRCGDEIRCAKVYKDMAQRSFQQRVQYQEGRKVRGSREARAIGKASKYGRKQQETAWKNTEVDALYQLREAGVRVPEPHGYFHGVLVMELVTDADGHSAPRLGEVELAPDQARGFHRFLVRQVVKMLCVGLIHGDLSEYNVLVAPDGPVIIDFPQVVSAAGNNAARTMLLRDVNNLTASLGAWAPELLDTWYGEEMWALFVAGDLHPDSELTGVFVHDESAVDVDSVRHAINDAREEALIRQQGREAAAEAD
- a CDS encoding rRNA pseudouridine synthase, which gives rise to MSEPVRLDKCLAELIGCSRAQAQQYIEGGWVRVDGKVVEEPQAPIVAQRVELDPDARAEPAEPATMLLHKPAGMPLNESARLVVPVNHTQGDLSEVRLLKRHFQHLAPLMALDADASGLVVLTQDPRVRRRLNEDYAQLEQEFVVEISGQLAPYGLKKLAHGLSYRGRPLPPCKVSWQNETRLRFAVKNVQPGQLRHVCAEVGLEVISTRRLRIGRIALSKMPVGEWRYLPVGERF
- the fabV gene encoding enoyl-ACP reductase FabV, with the translated sequence MIIQPKVRGFICTTTHPLGCELNVRDQINATVARGVRADGPKKVLVIGASSGYGLAARISAAFGFGADTLGVFFEKPGTDKKPGTAGWYNSAAFDKFAKAKGLYSKSINGDAFSDEARAQVIELIKNEMGGQVDLIVYSLASPVRKLPGGGELKRSALKTIGEPYTSTAIDTNKDTIIQATVEPATEQEIEDTVTVMGGQDWELWIDALERADALAPGARTVAFSYIGTEITWPIYWHGALGKAKVDLDQTAQRLDARLSQKIGGGANVAVLKSVVTQASSAIPVMPLYISLVFKVMKEKGLHEGPIDQLDRLFRERMYRQDGQAAETDSENRLRLDDWELREDVQSECKALWPQVTTETLFQLTDYASYKHEFLKLFGFERDDVDYGAEVDPEVTFDCIEL
- a CDS encoding AAA family ATPase; this encodes MEMVLFIGAQGAGKSRFYLDRFFATHVRVNLDMLKTRHRERLLLRACFEMKQRFVVDNTNPTCEERVAYIAQAREQGFAVRGYYFDVPYDDLLSRNAQREGKARVPEIAIRATLKRLQPPAWAEGFEQLYTVQVRDGGCIVIDYESENEGAR